The following nucleotide sequence is from Solidesulfovibrio carbinolicus.
CGCGCCCATGTGGCCCAGGCCCCGGCGCAGCAGATAGGCGTTTAAGACCGTGCCGGTGCGGCCGATGCCGTGGCGGCAGTGGATGAGCACTTTTTTGCCCAGATAAACGGCCTCGTCGAGCCAGCCCAGGGCGTCTTCCAGGGCGGGAAGGTCCGGGGCGCATTCGTCGGGAATGGGCAGGTAGCGCACCTCGAAGCCGGCGGCGGCCTCGATTTCGTGGAGGTCGCAGAATTCCGCGCACAGGTTGAGGATGGCGGTCACGCCCTGGGCGCGCAGGGAATCGAGCTGGGCGTGGGACATGGGCGCGCCGCCCACGGCCAGATGGTCGGTGACCCAGGTCAGGGGATAGGCGGGAACGTTGGCCATGAAGCACCCTTTTCGTCAGTCTGGCGTGTCCGCGTCAGAGGCCACGGGCCTTGCGTCGCGTCTTCGCAAGAGCCGGTGGCGTTTGGCTGGCGAGACGAGAAAACCACTGTGTTTCTTAAAAAATACATGCGTATTTGTTAAGGGTTGCCGCGCTACCTGTCAGTCCGTTCCAGAAAGTCGGCCACCCAGGCGTCGGCGTCGGCCTCGGTGGCCAGGCGCATGTCGAGCATCCGGGTGGCGGCCAGCAGGCAACCGAGCATGGCCAGCCGTTTTTGGACCACGTGCTCGGGCAGGCGCGCCAGCGAGGCGTCAAGCAAGTCGCCGGCGGCCCGCACGGTGAAGCCGAAGTGCGTCAAGGCCCGGCGCACGCAGGACAGGCGCAGGGAGCGCTGGTCAAAGCCCGCGCCGCCGCCCTTGAAGCGGAAATTGACGTAGTTCTGGCTGTCGTCCGGGCCGCACAGGGCGTCCACCACGGTGAAATGGTAACCAAAGCGCAGCATGACGTGGGCATAGGCGTCGGAGATGACGGCGTAGCTGGCCAGGTGCTTGGAGTCGTTGAAAAAGATGCCGGCGCTGGTGCGGTCGAAGGCTTCGTCGTCGGTGATGGGCGGTCCGGCCGGCCAGGGGGCGTCGTCGGCGGCCAGGCCCGACCACAGAGCCCACATGGGGGCGCACTTGATCTGGTCGGGGCGGATTTCCTTGTCCCCGGCCGCCGACTCGAACACGCCGCCGCCGAGGTCCAGGACGTACATGGTCAGGGGCAGATGGCTGCGCAGCCGTCTGGCCGAGGCCAGCCCCCGGCCGGAATCGCCGACCAGGGAGAACATCTCGGTGACGGCTTTTTCGTGGGCAAAGCGCACGATGTCGTGCAGCGAGCGCACCTTGGCCGGGGCGAAATCCGGCGAGGAAGGGTCGGTCAGCGTCAGTCCGGCCACCAGCGGGATCAGCCGGGCTAGGCGCTCGGCCACGGGCGAACCGTCGGCTGCCCGGGGCGCGGCCGGCCGGTCGAGCAGGGCCGGCACGCGGCCGGGATAGACGCAGCCGGCGTCGGCGTCCACGGTGACCTCCAGGCCCTCGGGCAGGGCTTCGAAGGCCTCGGCCATGCCGGTGATGACCGGCAGGCCGAACTCCCGGGCCACCGAGGCGAAATGGCCGGCCCGGCTGCCCGAAACGGCGACCACGGCGGCCAGCCGGTCCACGGCCCGGGCCAGGACCGTGGGCAGGGTGTGGGTAATAAGCACCGTGCCCGGCGCGATGTCGTCGATGTCCAGGACAGCTGAGGCGAGCCGGACCATGCCGGCGGCGCAGCCGCCCGAGGCGCGCATGCCGCTGCACAAAAGGGGCGTTGGCGCGCCGGCCGGCCGGGTTCTCGGGGAGGCCTCGGGCAGGCTGTCGGCCTGGGCTTCCACGGCCATGGGCCGGGTCTGGAGAATAAAGGGCGCGCCGTCCTGGTCGATGGCCCACTCCACGTCCTGGGGCGCGCCAAAGGTCTTTTCCAGACGCAGGGCCAGGGCGGCCAGCCGGCCGGCCGCTTCCTCGGAGAGCACCTCGGCGTCCAGGGTCTGGCGGTCGAGGAGAAAATGGGGCGGATCGTGGGACAGGGCCAGGCGTTCCGGGCTGGCCGTGCCTTCGACCAGAGCCCCGCCCAGGCCGGGCACGGCGTAAACGGCCA
It contains:
- a CDS encoding PEP/pyruvate-binding domain-containing protein, with protein sequence MFSKELFRRWTYQVFAPGVLLREKYNAFRELLRYDDACLELIAALEDVHYGGAAVDWTRVVHLTRRLRTSVGELVERLARLAPARHLDLPEYARKVDFYVQMALDLPSGDMSPPFVLPLAELAGDVARAGGKAANLARAVAEARVPAPEGFVATTGAFRYLLEACELRPAIDRILRRVDLARPAEVAEAAAAARELIIRARVPEEVAVPLAEAARRLGRGPGGQPMLLALRSSAVAEDGRASFAGQYESLLGVEPEDAVAAYLKVLASKYTAKAITYRVLTGYADEETPMAVLMLPMVPAAASGVLYTRDSADPEAPMAVYAVPGLGGALVEGTASPERLALSHDPPHFLLDRQTLDAEVLSEEAAGRLAALALRLEKTFGAPQDVEWAIDQDGAPFILQTRPMAVEAQADSLPEASPRTRPAGAPTPLLCSGMRASGGCAAGMVRLASAVLDIDDIAPGTVLITHTLPTVLARAVDRLAAVVAVSGSRAGHFASVAREFGLPVITGMAEAFEALPEGLEVTVDADAGCVYPGRVPALLDRPAAPRAADGSPVAERLARLIPLVAGLTLTDPSSPDFAPAKVRSLHDIVRFAHEKAVTEMFSLVGDSGRGLASARRLRSHLPLTMYVLDLGGGVFESAAGDKEIRPDQIKCAPMWALWSGLAADDAPWPAGPPITDDEAFDRTSAGIFFNDSKHLASYAVISDAYAHVMLRFGYHFTVVDALCGPDDSQNYVNFRFKGGGAGFDQRSLRLSCVRRALTHFGFTVRAAGDLLDASLARLPEHVVQKRLAMLGCLLAATRMLDMRLATEADADAWVADFLERTDR